In Erpetoichthys calabaricus chromosome 2, fErpCal1.3, whole genome shotgun sequence, a genomic segment contains:
- the LOC114645452 gene encoding general transcription factor II-I repeat domain-containing protein 2A-like: MGGAALPVRLLAAEDDVCAAAGRQPIREAARLPLRCRACRKEEDRAEGRRVIRSQEMEMRDEKLLAELIRKVNMSKNNFKKWVKSANTTTYASFVATQEIVKHRKPFTDGEYIKEAFINISEHLYMDVKNKNEIVQKIKNMPLSAKTVKDRTLKMAENISKQQIQDINSVMAYSIACDESKDIGDIEQIALFCRYVNSFGPQEELIELIPLKDQTRGEDICKAVLDFLTAKKINTNLLVSVATDGAPSMRGAQKGFVALLQKALGRRLLSLHCILHQEALCAQTFPPECTKVMDMVIQIVNKIMAKGLNHRQFRLLLDEVESKYSDLLLHNKVRWLSRGEVLKRFVTCLEEVKTFLDSKELTFAELEQPEWLEKLHFMVDMTAHLNTLNTTLQGKGGTALHMLEEVLAFERKLTVFVKDLQRGTLSHFPSLREFKQSHDTINLEYFKSAITAMQSSFGKRFCEFREEKTTLSFPVTPLEIDPSLLNMTAFTGVNQPDLEMELADIADKDLWVSKFKCLTATLEDVARQKAILAQNHKWTDIENLPKQDKLVFETWNAIPNTYINMKKYAFGVLSIFGSTYVCEQVFSNMNYIKNKHRSRLTDDSLQACVKMKVTSYSPDVQTLCTEVQEQKSH, encoded by the exons ATGGGAGGCGCCGCCTTACCTGTCAGGCTGCTCGCCGCGGAGGATGACGTGTGTGCTGCCGCTGGCCGGCAGCCTATCAGAGAGGCCGCCAGACTGCCGCTGCGCTGCCGAGCCTGCCGTAAAGAGGAGGACCGGGCTGAAGGAAGGCGCGTGATTCGCTCTCAGGAG ATGGAGATGAGAGACGAAAAGCTTCTTGCAGAACTTATCAGGAAGGTTAATATGAGCAAAAATAATTTCAAGAAGTGGGTGAAGTCTGCAAATACCACAACATATGCTAGTTTTGTGGCCACTCAGGAAATAGTCAAGCACAGGAAGCCCTTCACCGATGGAGAGTATATAAAAGAAGCATTCATTAATATCTCGGAACATCTATACATGGacgtcaaaaacaaaaatgaaattgtgcagaaaatcaaaaacatgccACTCTCTGCGAAGACTGTCAAAGACAGAACCctaaaaatggcagaaaacatTAGCAAACAGCAAATTCAAGACATTAATTCAGTTATGGCATACTCCATTGCCTGTGATGAGTCCAAAGATATTGGTGATATTGAACAAATAGCGCTGTTCTGCCGATATGTGAACTCTTTTGGGCCACAGGAAGAACTGATTGAGCTGATACCACTAAAAGACCAAACAAGGGGTGAGGATATCTGTAAGGCTGTCCTGGACTTTTTAActgctaaaaaaataaacactaaccTCCTGGTCTCAGTAGCTACTGATGGGGCACCGAGCATGAGAGGAGCACAGAAGGGCTTTGTGGCTCTACTGCAGAAGGCGTTGGGTAGAAGGCTGCTGTCACTTCATTGCATCCTGCACCAAGAGGCATTGTGTGCTCAAACATTTCCGCCGGAATGCACAAAAGTGATGGATATGGTCATTCAGATTGTAAATAAGATAATGGCAAAGGGTTTAAACCACCGCCAGTTCCGTTTGTTATTGGATGAGGTCGAAAGCAAATATTCTGACCTCCTGCTCCACAACAAGGTCCGGTGGCTGTCCAGAGGCGAGGTGCTAAAACGCTTTGTCACATGTTTGGAAGAAGTAAAAACCTTCCTGGACAGCAAAGAGCTCACCTTTGCTGAGCTGGAACAGCCAGAGTGGctggaaaaattacattttatggtaGACATGACAGCACATCTAAACACGCTAAATACAACCCTTCAGGGGAAAGGAGGCACAGCCCTGCATATGCTGGAGGAGGTTTTGGCATTCGAGCGCAAGTTGACAGTGTTTGTCAAAGATTTACAGAGAGGCACACTGTCTCACTTTCCCTCTTTGAGAGAGTTCAAACAAAGTCATGATACAATCAATTTGGAATATTTCAAGTCTGCAATCACCGCAATGCAAAGTTCATTTGGGAAACGATTCTGTGAGTTCAGAGAGGAAAAAACCACATTATCCTTCCCTGTCACTCCCCTGGAGATCGATCCATCCCTATTGAATATGACTGCATTTACAGGTGTAAATCAACCTGATCTTGAGATGGAATTGGCCGATATAGCCGACAAAGAtctatgggtgtccaagttcaaatgcttGACCGCTACTCTTGAGGATGTTGCCCGTCAGAAGGCCATTCTGGCTCAGAATcataaatggactgatattgaaaaccttcCCAAACAGGACAAACTTGTATTCGAAACATGGAATGCCATCCCCAACACTTATATAAACATGAAAAAGTATGCATTTGGAGTGCTGTCGATCTTCGGCTCCACATATGTATGTGAGCAGGTCTTCTCCAACATGaactatattaaaaacaaacatcgaTCACGCCTCACAGATGACAGCTTGCAAGCCTGTGTGAAAATGAAGGTGACGTCTTACAGCCCTGATGTGCAGACACTGTGCACTGAGGTTCAGGAGCAAAAATCCCATTAA